One window from the genome of Hydra vulgaris chromosome 02, alternate assembly HydraT2T_AEP encodes:
- the LOC136076915 gene encoding LOW QUALITY PROTEIN: uncharacterized protein LOC136076915 (The sequence of the model RefSeq protein was modified relative to this genomic sequence to represent the inferred CDS: deleted 2 bases in 1 codon), whose translation MKKKLFQQFRKTGIMQYNRKQLSEKNPTYLRERVSKTNTEPIMCTGCFGFYARTYFKRHQNQCSENSCTSVIHLPITSMDNNCIKDLSEDFKKNIIEKLQDDEIVKIVKNDQTILMIGSCLYNKIKRKKDKQNEVRRSVRADMRRLAHLYTNFKKFEIKSVYNNATDMFLRLNFRHLSSAISNYTSTENEEQKSGLKHALCYLILNAAEKLVGHFLAQENDKVADDICNFLKLFKLEKDNIFADANYDLVSRRNRKLKKPINLPVENDIELLRNDTIETIKKIVNNKIILWDLHYFVLLRNCTVTRLTIFNARRGGEPARLLLSDWKDADEEVWLDQQRDNCDSNTSKTKIAYQIGKGNRDVSIFIPLDTIEAMRILSDIKIRMNVGIHLENPYVFASGKNSESHCSGWHALTSVCQNLPLENKKRLTATTNRHRINTLMASVSMTDSERNLFYDRMGHSEAINKHIYQAPPAIMQLAKTGLRLSSLDIDIKFNIIILLFIHLIIALIIYFLRLDVYTRFKNILGQLCASPAKFAKIDHMQPINNYENDNNDELLYESDNLKCDAENKKGPQFSISDKNAKNELVQLNSNFESKEKNRLYCRWTVHYETLFVKWFEKYLDKDAGWPDRKYIEKFQELVPFSYKTIRTKLNNERKKWRNVVKHREKIMNM comes from the exons ACTGGTATTATGCAATATAACCGAAAACAGCTATCAGAGAAAAATCCAACTTATCTACGGGAGAGAGTTTCTAAAACAAACACTGAACCTATAATGTGCACCGGATGTTTTGGATTTTATGCTCGCACATATTTTAAAAGACACCAAAATCAATGCAGTGAAAACTCTTGCACCTCTGTAATCCATTTGCCAATTACATCTATGgataataattgtataaaagatttaagtgaagattttaaaaaaaacataattgaaAAACTACAAGATgatgaaattgtaaaaattgtaaaaaacgaTCAAACTATTTTAATGATTGGATCctgtctttataataaaataaaaagaaaaaaagataaacaaaatgaaGTAAGAAGATCAGTAAGAGCAGATATGAGGAGATTGGCCCACTTgtatacaaactttaaaaaatttgaaattaaatctgTATACAACAATGCAACAGACATGTTTTTAAGGTTAAATTTTAGACATCTCTCATCAGCTATTTCAAATTACActtcaactgaaaatgaagaacaaAAATCAGGACTAAAACATGCTTTATGCTACTTAATATTAAATGCAGCTGAAAAGCTTGTAGGACATTTTTTAGCCCAAGAGAACGATAAAGTAGCAGATGACATTTGtaatttcttaaaactttttaaactagaaaaggACAACATATTTGCAGATGCAAATTATGATCTAGTTTCAAGAAGAAAtagaaaactcaaaaaaccAATTAACTTGCCAGTTGAAAATGACATAGAACTTCTTAGAAATGACACAAtagaaactattaaaaaaattgttaacaacaaaattatCTTGTGGGATTTGCATTACTTTGTGTTGTTAAGAAATTGCACAGTTACAAGGTTGACAATATTTAATGCAAGAAGGGGTGGTGAGCCTGCAAGATTGCTTCTAAGTGATTGGAAGGATGCTGATGAAGAGGTGTGGCTGGATCAACAAAGAGACAATTGTGATAGCAATACTAGCAAGACCAAGATAGCTTATCAAATTGGAAAGGGAAACAGAgatgtttcaatttttattccCCTAGACACAATAGAGGCAATGCGAATTTTATCAGACATTAAAATTCGAATGAATGTTGGAATACATCTCGAAAATCCATACGTTTTTGCAAGTGGAAAAAATTCAGAAAGCCATTGCTCTGGGTGGCATGCACTAACTAGTGTTTGTCAAAATCTACcccttgaaaacaaaaaaagacttaCTGCAACTACAAACAGACACAGAATCAATACTTTAATGGCTTCGGTTTCTATGACAGATAGTGAAAGAAACTTGTTTTATGACCGTATGGGTCATAGTGAAGCCATAAACAAACACATATACCAAGCACCACCTGCAATAATGCAGCTTGCAAAAACTGGATTAAGGTTGTCTAGCCTTGATATAGATATTAAGttcaatattataattttactctttatacattta ataatagccttaattatttactttttaaggtTAGATGTTTacactaggtttaaaaatattttaggtcaACTATGTGCAAGTCCAgctaaatttgctaaaataGATCATATGCAACCTATTAACAACTAtg aaaatgatAACAACGATGAATTGTTATATGAGTCAGATAACTTAAAATGTGATGCTGAAAATAAGAAAG gtcctcaattttcaatttcagataaaaatgctaaaaatgaaCTAGtgcaattaaattcaaattttg aaagtaaagaaaaaaatagactATATTGTCGCTGGACAGTTCATTATGAAACCTTGTTTGTTAAATGGTTTGAAAAATACTTAGACAAAGATGCAGGATGGCCAG ATCGCAAATATATAGAAAAGTTTCAAGAACTTGTTccattttcatataaaactatacgaacaaaattaaacaatgaGAGGAAGAAATGGAGAAATGTAGTAAAACATCgagaaaaaattatgaacatGTAG